From a region of the Syngnathus typhle isolate RoL2023-S1 ecotype Sweden linkage group LG12, RoL_Styp_1.0, whole genome shotgun sequence genome:
- the LOC133163005 gene encoding kinesin-like protein KIF2A has protein sequence MAAIYGKIFVGIYVEIKRSDGRIHQAMVTSLHEDNDSVTVEWIENGDTKGKEIDLESVFALNPDLAPEEDVPPSPETPLPPSNIAKPSKVPKTRRTTAIPKPENAPRENRAAAVGTTRARPSQHSQPVEPPPPSITTQPTAAAATAAANQSLLQQQNARRKSNCVKEVEKLQEKREKRRLQQQELREKRAQEVDVNLPNYEIMCMIRDFRASLDYRPLTSNDLIEEHRICVCVRARPLNKKELSVKDLDVITIPSKDVVMVHEPKQKVDLTRYLENQTFRFDYAFDENSTNEMVYRFTAQPLVETIFERGMATCFAYGQTGSGKTHTMGGDFSGKNQDCSKGIYALSARDVFLMLKKPIYKKLDLQVFSTFFEIYSGKVFDLLNRKAKLRVLEDGKQQVQVVGLQEREVKGTEDVLKLIEVGNSCRTSGQTSANAHSSRSHAVFQIILRRRGKMHGKFSLIDLAGNERGADTSSADRQTRLEGAEINKSLLALKECIRALGRNKPHTPFRASKLTQVLRDSFIGENSRTSMIATISPGMASCENTLNTLRYANRVKEFGISPSDIPFSQSARSDLSPTYEAKELSVEPETVTDPLTAEQVNQLEVLEAQWGVGSSPQRDDLKLLCEQNEEEVSPQLFTFHEAVSQLVEMEEQVLEDHRAVFQESIRCLEDEKVLLEMTEEVDYDVESYATQLEQILEQKIDILTELRDKVKSFRCALQEEEQASQQITPKRPRAL, from the exons ATGGCCGCCATCTACGGGAAGATCTTCGTGGGCATCTACGTGGAAATAAAGCGGAGCGACG gtcGTATCCACCAAGCGATGGTCACGTCGCTGCACGAGGACAACGACAGCGTGACGGTGGAGTGGATCGAGAATGGCGACACCAAAGGGAAAGAG ATCGACCTGGAGAGCGTCTTTGCGCTGAACCCGGATCTTGCCCCTGAGGAAGACGTGCCCCCGAGTCCAgaaactcctcttcctccttccaaCATCGCCAAGCCCAGCAAAGTGCCCAAG ACCCGACGAACTACGGCCATACCCAAACCTGAAAACGCCCCGCGGGAAAACCGAG CTGCGGCAGTGGGAACCACCCGAGCCCGTCCGAGCCAGCACAGCCAGCCCGTTGAGCCCCCTCCTCCGTCCATCACCACCCAgcccacagcagcagcagcaacggcagcAGCCAACCAATCGCTGCTCCAGCAGCAGAATG CGCGAAGGAAGTCCAACTGCGTGAAGGAAGTGGAGAAGCTGCAGGAGAAGCGAGAGAAGCGCCGACTCCAGCAGCAGGAACTCAGAGAGAAGCGAGCTCAG GAAGTCGACGTGAACTTGCCAAACTACGAGATCATGTGCATGATCCGAGACTTCCGGGCCAGTTTGGACTACCGACCCTTGACCTCCAATGACCTG ATTGAGGAACATCGGatatgcgtgtgcgtgcgtgccaggCCCCTCAATAAAAAAG AACTGTCCGTCAAAGATCTGGACGTGATCACCATTCCCAGCAAGGACGTGGTGATGGTCCACGAGCCCAAACAGAAGGTGGACCTGACGCGCTACCTGGAGAACCAAACCTTCCGCTTTGACTACGCCTTTGACGAGAACTCCACCAACGAGATGGTCTACAG GTTCACCGCTCAGCCGCTGGTGGAGACCATATTTGAGCGGGGAATGGCCACCTGCTTCGCCTACggacaaacaggaagtgggaaAACACAC ACCATGGGAGGCGACTTCTCCGGGAAGAACCAGGACTGCTCCAAGGGCATCTACGCACTTTCTG CCAGAGACGTCTTTCTCATGTTGAAGAAGCCGATCTACAAGAAGCTGGACCTCCAAGTCTTTTCCACCTTTTTTGAGATCTACAGCGGGAAG GTGTTTGACCTGCTGAACCGCAAAGCCAAGTTGCGTGTGCTGGAGGACGGCAAGCAGCAGGTGCAGGTGGTGGGGCTGCAGGAGCGGGAGGTGAAAGGCACCGAAGATGTCCTCAAGCTCATCGAAGTGGGAAACAGCTGCAG GACGTCCGGCCAAACCTCGGCCAACGCCCACTCCTCGCGCAGCCACGCCGTCTTCCAGATCATCCTGCGGCGGCGGGGCAAGATGCACGGCAAGTTCTCCCTCATCGATCTGGCGGGGAACGAGCGGGGCGCCGACACGTCCAGCGCCGACCGCCAGACGCGCCTGGAAGGAGCCGAGATCAACAAGAGCCTGCTGGCCCTCAAG GAGTGTATCCGAGCTCTGGGTCGGAACAAACCGCACACTCCCTTCCGGGCCAGCAAGTTGACTCAGGTGCTGAGGGATTCCTTCATTGGCGAGAACTCTCGGACCAGCATGATCGCCACCATCTCTCCCGGAATGGCGTCCTGTGAAAACACCTTGAACACGCTTCGTTATGCCAACAG GGTGAAGGAGTTCGGCATCAGTCCCTCGGATATTCCCTTTTCGCAGAGCGCTCGCTCCGACCTTTCTCCCACTTACGA AGCGAAGGAGCTGTCGGTGGAGCCAGAGACCGTCACGGACCCTCTGACGGCTGAACAAGTCAACCAGCTGGAAGTCCTGGAGGCCCAGTGGGGCGTGGGAAGCTCCCCGCAAAGAGATGACCTCAAGCTGCTCTGCGAACAGAAC gaggaggaggtctcTCCACAGCTTTTCACCTTCCACGAGGCAGTCTCGCAGCTGGTGGAGATGGAAGAGCAGGTTCTGGAGGATCATAGAGCAGTCTTCCAG GAGTCCATACGCTGCCTGGAGGACGAGAAAGTGTTGCTGGAGATGACGGAGGAGGTGGACTACGACGTGGAGTCGTACGCAACGCAGCTGGAGCAAATCCTGGAGCAGAAGATTGACATCCTCACCGAGTTGAGAG atAAAGTCAAGTCTTTCCGCTGTGCGCTGCAGGAGGAGGAACAAGCTAGCCAACAAATCACCCCCAAGAGGCCTCGTGCACTTTAg
- the LOC133163508 gene encoding membrane-associated phosphatidylinositol transfer protein 2-like, with product MLIKEYRIPMPMSVDEYRIAQLYMIQKKSREESCGEGSGVEILENKPYQDGPGGSGQYTHKVYHIGKHIPSWFCSILPQAALRVEEESWNAYPYTRTRYTCPFVEKFSIDIETYYMPDTGDQSDVFSLSSAEKRQRTVDPIDIVKDYIAPHEYLAEEDPRLYQSLKTRRGPLSEDWIEEINRSSGDRSVMCAYKLCKVEFRYWGMQSKTERFIHDVGLRKVMVRAHRQAWCWQDEWYGLTIEDIRQLELETQLALAKKMAQYSLSEEGGPDTNGCPAPQDQSRDQEPRVAAGSAAETEAGEVKQGALDNRGELTKQWSTSSRSSNRSSKRGGSPSHHSLSEWRMQSIARESDDSTDDEFFDAHDSFSDGEDAFPKEITKWSSNDLMDKMETIEVDEGQESLYPESAGEFGAMTNEETHVEASQQCLQSSKIHVLILVLHGGNILDTGSGEQASKQGDVNTLSGAFETVMRVHYPTALGRIAIRTVPCPAVCVEAFSLVSNLSPYSYDEGCLSSSQDHIPLAALPLLATSAPQYQDAVAAVILRANQVYADFIRSLEGTSFNGQVCVIGDCVGGILGFDALCSSSVLVLESPNSSRRGSAVSVQDTELLSPGIVINSASPSLEGSRHLSRSNIDIPRCSGPDDPKKQLPRKRSDSSTYEIDTIKHHQAFLSSLHSSVIHAEPCSRRSSNSTMLEGGSLGKFDFEVTDFFLFGSPLGLVLALRKTVVPSLDVTALRPACQQVYNLFHPADPSASRLEPLLDKRFHLLPPFSVPRYQRFPLGDGHSALLVETVQSNPQLLMEPALHRSQETGVNETCIPVPVLNWPSSTDGGTHISVDAPYPPPSTSPGVPHIRCHRRASEASLASQVSGLADSYAASNVANIASRWWGSKRMDYALYCPDALTAFPTVALPHLFHASYWESTDVVSFLLRQVMRHENSGILELNGKEVSEFTPSKPREKWLRKRTHVKIRNVTANHRANDGVFMEDGAQTMTARFMYGPLDMVTLTGEKIDIHIMTQPPSGEWVYFDTQLTNSSGRVSYALPDNKRLGMGVYPVKMVVRGDHTFADSYLTVVPRGTEFVVFSIDGSFAASVSIMGSDPKVRAGAVDVVRYWQDLGYLIVYVTGRPDMQKQRVVAWLSQHNFPHGVVSFCDGLVHDPLRHKANFLKCLVGEAQMRIFAAYGSSKDISVYSNVGLPPSHIYIVGRPTKKMQHQCQFIPDGYASHLSQLEYNQRSRPAKPASARMVLRKRSFGMGGASGDFLRKRNHIFRTISAKKPGGAPSTSPKPPGRTERTQSQCEAERGTTPPAMAVAAAQRSMSLAAGCWGRGGSTKEGGAELLGPK from the exons ATGCTGATCAAGGAGTACCGCATCCCCATGCCCATGAGCGTGGACGAGTACCGCATAGCTCAGCTCTACATGATACAG AAAAAGAGCCGCGAGGAGAGCTGCGGCGAGGGCAGCGGCGTGGAGATCCTGGAGAACAAACCCTACCAGGATGGGCCCGGTGGCTCGGGTCAGTACACCCACAAGGTTTACCACATCGGCAAGCACATCCCGTCCTGGTTTTGCTCCATCCTGCCTCAGGCCGCCCTGCGCGTGGAGGAGGAGTCATGGAACGCCTACCCGTACACGCGCACCAG GTACACGTGTCCATTCGTAGAGAAGTTCTCCATCGACATCGAGACGTACTACATGCCTGACACCGGCGACCAATCGGATGTCTTTAGTCTGTCCTCTGCTGAGAAGAGACAAAGGACAGTCG ACCCCATCGACATCGTCAAGGACTACATCGCCCCCCACGAGTACCTGGCAGAAGAAGACCCCCGACTGTACCAATCGCTCAAGACCAGGCGAGGCCCGCTGTCTGAAGACTGGATCGAGGAGATCAACCGGAGTTCCGGCGACCGCTCGGTCATGTGCGCCTACAAGCTGTGCAAAGTGGAGTTCCGCTACTGGGGCATGCAGTCCAAGACCGAGCGCTTCATCCATGACGTCG GTCTGCGCAAAGTGATGGTGCGAGCCCACCGCCAGGCGTGGTGCTGGCAGGACGAGTGGTACGGCCTCACCATCGAGGACATCCGACAGCTGGAGCTGGAGACCCAACTGGCCCTTGCCAAGAAGATGGCCCAATACAGCCTCAGCGAGGAGGGCGGCCCCGACACCAACGGCTGCCCGGCCCCTCAGGACCAGAGCAGGGATCAGGAGCCGCGGGTCGCCGCCGGATCCGCCGCCGAGACcgaggccggcgaagtgaagcAGGGCGCGTTGGACAACCGGGGCGAGCTAACCAAGCAGTGGTCCACGTCGTCCCGATCCTCCAACAGGTCGTCCAAGAGAGGAG GAAGTCCTTCTCATCACAGCCTGAGCGAGTGGAGGATGCAGAGCATTGCGCGAGAGTCCGACGACAGCACGGATGATGAGTTCTTTGACGCGCACG ACAGCTTCTCCGACGGCGAGGACGCCTTCCCCAAGGAGATCACCAAGTGGAGCTCCAACGACCTGATGGACAAAATGGAAACCATCGAAGTGGACGAAGGTCAAG AGTCGCTGTATCCCGAGTCGGCCGGGGAATTCGGCGCCATGACCAACGAGGAGACGCATGTCGAG GCATCTCAGCAATGTCTGCAGTCATCCAAAATTCACGTGCTAATTCTGGTCCTGCATGGAGGAAACATATTGGACACGGGCTCAG GCGAACAAGCGAGCAAGCAAGGTGACGTCAACACTCTGAGCGGCGCCTTCGAGACGGTGATGAGGGTTCACTACCCGACCGCACTGGGCCGCATCGCCATCCGCACAGTACCGTGTCCCGCTGTCTGCGTGGAAGCCTTCTCGCTGGTGTCCAA CCTGAGTCCGTACAGCTACGACGAGGGCTGCCTCTCGAGCAGTCAGGATCACATCCCGCTGGCCGCGCTGCCGCTGCTCGCCACGTCGGCGCCGCAGTACCAGGACGCCGTGGCCGCCGTCATCCTCAGAGCCAACCAGGTGTACGCCGACTTCATCAGGTCGCTGGAAGGAACCTCCTTCAACGGACAG GTGTGCGTGATCGGAGACTGCGTGGGAGGCATCCTGGGCTTTGACGCTCTGTGCAGTAGTTCGGTTCTGGTGTTGGAAAGTCCCAACAGCAGCAGGCGGGGCAGCGCCGTCAGCGTGCAG GACACGGAGCTGCTTTCTCCCGGCATCGTCATCAACAGCGCCTCGCCGTCCCTGGAGGGAAGTCGGCACCTGAGCCGGAGTAACATCGACATCCCTCGATGCTCGGGGCCCGACGACCCCAAGAAGCAGCTGCCGCGCAAACGCAGCGACTCCTCCACCTACGAGATTGACACCATCAAGCATCATCAGGCCTTCTTGTCCAG CCTGCACTCCAGCGTGATCCACGCCGAGCCTTGCTCTCGCCGCTCCAGCAACAGCACCATGCTGGAGGGAGGCTCACTGGGCAAGTTTGACTTTGAGGTGACAGACTTCTTCCTGTTCGGATCTCCTCTGGGCCTGGTGCTGGCGCTCAGGAAGACGGTGGTGCCCTCATTGGACG TGACGGCTCTGCGTCCGGCCTGCCAGCAGGTGTACAACCTGTTCCACCCGGCAGACCCGTCAGCCTCTCGCCTGGAGCCTCTCTTGGACAAACGCTTCCACCTGCTGCCCCCCTTCAGCGTCCCGCGCTACCAGCGCTTCCCCCTGGGCGACGGACACTCGGCTCTGCTGG TGGAGACGGTGCAGAGTAACCCTCAGCTCCTGATGGAGCCGGCGCTCCATCGCAGTCAGGAGACCGGCGTGAACGAGACCTGCATCCCCGTGCCCGTCCTCAACTGGCCGTCCTCCA CAGATGGCGGCACTCACATTTCAGTGGACGCGCCATACCCGCCTCCGTCCACGTCTCCCGGGGTGCCTCACATCCGTTGTCACCGCCGAGCGAGCGAGGCCAGCCTGGCGAGCCAGGTGTCGGGATTGGCCGACTCCTACGCGGCCTCCAACGTCGCCAACA TCGCATCCCGCTGGTGGGGCAGCAAGCGGATGGACTACGCCCTCTACTGCCCCGATGCCCTGACGGCCTTCCCCACCGTGGCCCTGCCGCACCTCTTCCACGCCTCCTACTGGGAGTCCACCGACGTGGTGTCCTTCCTGCTCCGACAG GTGATGAGGCACGAGAACTCCGGAATTCTGGAGCTCAACGGTAAAGAAGTGTCGGAGTTCACGCCGTCCAAGCCCAGGGAGAAATGGTTGCGCAAACGCACTCATGTCAAAATTCGG AATGTGACTGCCAACCACCGCGCGAATGACGGCGTGTTCATGGAGGACGGCGCCCAGACGATGACGGCTCGCTTCATGTACGGCCCGCTGGACATGGTGACGCTCACGGGAGAGAAG ATCGACATTCACATCATGACGCAGCCGCCCTCGGGCGAATGGGTCTACTTCGACACGCAGCTCACCAATAGCAGCGGCCGCGTCTCGTACGCGCTCCCCGACAACAAGCGGCTGGGCATGGGGGTGTATCCCGTCAAAATGGTGGTCAG GGGCGACCACACCTTCGCAGACAGCTACCTCACCGTGGTGCCGCGCGGGACCGAGTTTGTGGTGTTCAGCATCGACGGCTCGTTTGCCGCCAGCGTGTCCATCATGGGCAGCGACCCCAAGGTGCGAGCGGGAGCCGTGGATGTGGTCAG GTACTGGCAGGACCTGGGCTATCTCATCGTGTACGTGACGGGGCGTCCGGACATGCAGAAGCAGCGCGTGGTGGCATGGCTCTCACAGCACAACTTCCCGCACGGCGTGGTCTCCTTCTGCGACGGCCTGGTTCACGACCCGCTCCGCCACAAGGCCAACTTCCTCAAGTGCCTCGTCGGCGAG GCCCAAATGAGGATCTTCGCCGCCTACGGCTCCAGCAAGGACATATCGGTGTACTCCAACGTCGGCCTCCCGCCGTCGCACATCTACATCGTGGGAAGACCCACAAAGAAGATGCAGCATCAGTGTCAG TTCATTCCAGATGGCTACGCCTCGCACCTGTCCCAGCTGGAGTACAACCAGCGTTCCCGTCCCGCCAAGCCGGCCAGCGCCCGCATGGTCCTGCGCAAGCGCAGCTTCGGGATGGGCGGCGCCTCGGGGGACTTCCTGCGCAAGCGCAACCACATCTTCCGCACCATTTCCGCAAAGAAGCCCGGCGGAGCGCCATCCACCTCGCCCAAGCCTCCGGGCCGGACGGAGCGGACGCAGAGCCAGTGCGAGGCGGAGCGGGGCACGACGCCGCCGGcgatggcggtggcggcggcgcagCGGAGCATGAGCTTGGCGGCCGGATGCTGGGGACGCGGTGGAAGCACCAAGGAGGGAGGTGCCGAGTTGTTGGGCCCCAAATGA